A segment of the Eleutherodactylus coqui strain aEleCoq1 chromosome 6, aEleCoq1.hap1, whole genome shotgun sequence genome:
TGTTGAATTGTTATTTAAGTTGCCCTGAGGCTGAACTGCGATGGAGAGCCGCTAACCTGATTGGCATTTGCAGTCAGAATGTGCCCTTCGTTCAGGAGATGGCATTGAGTCTCGGTGCTGTGAACAAACTCTTGAAATTGGTAGACCTTGACAGCAATGAAGCAGTCAGAATAAAAGCACTTTTTGCTATATCTtgtaagttgtgttttttttttttgttcatgtttCATTAAAATGTGTTGGCTGAAATGGAAGACGACTTGTAGATATGAGGGACCCTAACTTGATCAAACTTTACCAATCCCATGCAGTTTTTAGTAATCGTGAAATGTATTTGCATGTACTACAGTTCATAAGACCATTGTAAACATGGTCCACTCAGGGTGTATGTATATTAAATTACAGAACGGCTGTATGTTGTGTACATTTTTGCATTGACTTAACTTGTTCTGAGTATGAGCGCTGACCCCCTTGTGTTTCTACAGGTTTGGTGCGGGAGCAGGAGGCGGGGCTTGCTGATCTTGTGAAGTTGGACGGGTTTTCTGTGCTGATGCGTGCCATGCAGACTGATATATTGAAGCTGAAGATAAAATCTGCATTCCTGCTGCAGAATATACTGATAAGCCATCCTGAGTATAAAAGTAATAAGGTTTTCCTAAAATACACCCGTTTACATTAATTATACATCAAAGGATTTGTCCTGTTTAGGAAACCTATATTTATTTACTCATTCTGAGTTACTCGAGGGGGCGCCTGAGTTCAGATGCCCCCTCGAGTAACTGGCCAGAGTTtgcacagagatctcttccagatgcccacctccatttacagtaaacgggAGTCGTTCATAGATCGACTACTGAGCGGCCTCTTGCTCATTCTGCTTTAGTGAACTGAAACGGAACAACTAGAGATGACTTTTATTCTTTTAAGTGATTATTTGGGGgactattggcctgtgtaaagactACACAGGGTTTAATTGTCTGTTGGAGACCAGATGGCAACTATAGGCACAAAATAGTAGGAAATCTTTAATGAAGGCCATTTACAAAGTTGTTTCATTGCAATAAAAAAGTTGCAAGAATGTGCCTAGCCATTGCATTTGCTAGGTATATTATGTGGGGGTCATGACAAGATCTTCTCTGAATATGAACACTTGGAAATGTGTATTTAAACTCTAGGGCAGATGATCAGAAATTGTATTGCAGTCACTGATACTGCAATCGTATCTTGCACACCATTCATTTGCCAACAATACCTGCAGTGCATGTTGGGTCAGATCCTTTTACTTCCCACACCTTTTATTATAGTCTAAAAGGCAGGACAAGACCTATCCAGAGAACCAAAccaaaaaagtagaaaaactgAAAGGTGTAAGAAAATTAAAGTCAGTTGTGGTACAACCCTTTCTCCCTGTACCTAGAGCAACACCAGTGTTGGAaagttgtttgtttgtttgaCTCTTTAATCACCTATAAGATAGATGATAATTCGGATTTGCTAGGGCTCTCACCACTGAGGCCCCTGCTGATTCCCAAGAGTGTGGGTCCCGTGTCCCCGCTCTTCTCGCCACTGTGGGCTCGttgcacccacctgcagtgaaatgaagattgaatggagtggcagttgcacaagtttcattcatttcaatggggctggcgggaATGGCTGAGTACAGGCGaccagctatctccagcagtcccattgacgaTGCATGTGTGACTGGCGCTCCATTGTACCCCCACCCTACTGTGCTGGGTatagtaagcctgcagtgagctgcagACACTGTGgatgacccccacagatcagactcTTATCACCTATACTCTGGATACGTGGTAAGTCTATTTTGGTACAATGCCTTTCAGTTGGGCATTCATTAGTCCAGAAAACGTAACAAACTGGCATTTGTATTTCAGCGCAGATTGTGATTATAACGTGAAATTTCACAAGATcagaggcagaaaaaaaaaatgtagggaaATCTTTTTGATTAAAACAACATTCATTGTTCAGCATTATCCTCTATCGCTAAATTCCATTTCAGTGAACAATCGGTTTGGTTTTTTTGTTCCTACCTGCATAGGGTTCAATAGTAGAGTCCTAAAATAAATGATACATCATTATAGAGTGAATAACAAACTGATTTGAACATTCTTGATAAGAAAATATCTGCTTCTGGATGGTTTTTAAACGTCCCTCGCATTGCGGTGATTGAGTCTGTAATGCTTTGTGTCTGTATGCAGGTACCTTATGTTCCATGGGGATGATCCAGCAGCTTGTCTCTCTGCTTCGAACTGAGCATAGTTCTTTCCATGAACATGTCCTCTCTGCTCTGTGCAGGTAACTTCCACATTTTCTTTTTGAACTGCATGTATAAAAAAAGTGCTCATCGACATCCCAAACTGCCTGGACCCATTCAACACTTCTAGAGGACACATTATATACATATTTGAGCTTACAGCTGATCACATACTATAGACAATTAAATCCAATCTGTCATTTGACTATGCTTCCCTATGTAAGGACAGCATATTACAGGGTCAGGTCTGCTCTTCTATAATTaataatatttataataaatatgGAATGCCAGTACTCTAGTCTATAATACACTTGTCAGAAATCTATGAAAAAATACAATCCAGCATTAGGAACAAGTGTTCCTGTTCCATCTTTGTTCTAAGATGGATTTTAACTTCATGAAACAAAATTCAGATTACATATTACCCCTGCCCTTATGCTggatcttatttatttatttaacactCCTATTAGCcagaaccaaaaaaaaacaatattgtgCCCTTGGGCTAATAGAAGCAATCAATGAATACATGGTGCATGGTTTGAGTTCAGTACATTCATGATGGAAGCCCTCCCGCTCGCAGTGATAGAGGGGTGGGCAGGAGCTATTGACTAGTCTCATAAACTGTCTGATGTATATTTTCATTACTCCTATTAGCCAAATGGCACACATCTGCTTTAAAGAGATTGTCTCATAAAGACAAGCTTGTCCATCCATGTACCCTATAAGGCCTTCAGCAAATGGGATCCCCCATTTGGGACCTCCCTCTGAGCGAGAATGGAGAGCTACTCTTTAAAAGTGGCTTTGGTTTTGGAGGACTTGAGCAATCCTTCTAGTACTTGGATGgttattcatctgaatggctgctatgtaaTAATTTACCCCGCAGGCCATAGTTTCTATCAGCTGGGTTTGGGATCagtagtgatcagctgatcactgtggTGGCTGCTATCTAAAGGGATGTGTTGTATATGTGTTTTTAAAGACCACCTAGAACAGGATGTCAATTGTTTTCCAGTGTCTCTATCAGCCAGAACATAGTGATGCTTGGGCATCACCAGAGGTTGACATCCATGCAAAAATTCAATCCTTGCTCCATTTCTATTTCACAATAGCAAAAGTCATTAATCGTTCTACTAAACCCCTCCTGAATACTACCGTGTGATAGTAGCAGATTTTGTGTTAACATTCCCAATTGTTCTCTGCACAACGCATTCTTCTAAAATTCATTTCTATGCCTGTCATATAACTGAGAATATCTGTACCATTGATGCTGGATTAAAGACattttattgtaccgctcttatTTAAAATAATATGCCAAccgcttaaaataaaaaaaaaaaactcccaaaatatggcaaaaaaaacGACCTTGTTAGACTGAACTTTATAGTACTTTTTTGTGTTAcattaacaaaaaaatatatatattctaaaaCTCTGGGTTACTATTTCTTCCTTTTGTCCAGTATGACAACAGATTTTCCACAAGGAATAGCTGAATGTAGGGAACCTGAATTGGCTTTTGAAGATTTTCTCCGAGAACGATGTCAAATGATACAAAAACAGGAGGAATATCAGGTAATGGCTTCTATTCGCTGGTATGTCAGAGGGCTTTTCTTCTTGTACACATAACTTTTCAGCCAATCCGTGGCTTTGACGCTCATGCTGTATCGCTGCTGAAGTCAGTGATTGCCTGAGTGCTCATGTCTACCATTCTGCTGAGATCGCCCTGTGGATCAGAGCTCCTGCGCAGAACCATTTAAGAAGGACAAGGTTTATGATTTCTGTACACTCCTCTTGTCTGCAAAACTGTTCTTTGCTAgtttttcagcttttttctttttattcctaTAACAAATTCTGTACAGAGGTACAATTTGTTGAAGGGTCTTCTTCCCATGTTAAATTTTCCCCGCTGCCAACAGCTCACTATGCTTCAGATGGTTCTTGGCTTTCTCTGTAGCCTAGTTTGTGGTTTGATGTCCCAATGTTCATTGGTAGTTTTGTTCCCAGATTTAAAATTGTATATGTAGATATGACATTTTCTTTCCAACCTCAGACAAGTGATAACACCGATGTACATGCTTCCTGCTGCCTCCCCTGCCTCTATTATAGCAGTGCTGCTTAACACTTCTCTAATAGCGCTAATTGTCGGGCTATGTCTGCACTTACAGGTTCTGCCTACTAATTGTCAGGGAAAACATGAGTACTAGTAGCAGCTGCTAGCGTTCGTGTAGTAGCAGCCTaacggctctttcacacgagagtatatcttttcacggccggccgatatacgctccccaTCTGAtctattggaaaccaatgcatcagttcagatgggcgtattcccgatgCGTAAAAACGGCTGGCAAAGATAACGCATACGGTGTGCATTGCTGCCGGCTGTATTTacggaactatcttttctggccggtccCAcggactcctatgagagctgccggcaaagggaggtggGCGGGagttagcagcgtgtctgctaaactcccaccaccctccctcctcctccccgcccattgctggcagccgacgaGGGCCagaagtttagcacactagctctgctccCCTTGCCGACagcaggagaggggggggggggggggcagtttaggGACGGATGCTAATTGTTTCCATGCGTATGCCTTTCAAATACAACTGAGGTTTCTGTTGCAGGATATCTACATGATTTACTtctagtttaaaaaacaaaaacaggcttGGTATGGCAAAGGTGAATGGGTTAATCTGTACATTCAATGTGTTTTTAGATAGATATAGCTTGGTAGTATGCTTGTAATGACCTAGATATCTTAGATCGTCCCTATTTAGAATACACCTTTTAATTAAGTTTGGAGtcgattttttttagtttttttttaaatattttgtgaCACCTCTGGGAATAactcaaccccttagtgacgagccTATTTTCTGttttagggtgaatgcccacaaaCGGATTTCTACCACGTTTTCCCAGGCGGAaatctgcagctattaggttctattgaacctattggctttctgcctgccaatgctcacatgcggaattctactgtggatttccgcagcagaaagtaaatcgccgcatgttctatttgccgtggatTTACGCCACGGTAGGTCTCCGTTAATATAGCATTTATGGAGAATGCGGAATTCCGTGATCACCAGAGGCACTTTTGTTTTTAATTGCCGTACTCTCGACGCTCGTGGGCATGTGCTCTTAAGGACCAAGACACTGTCATTATCGCATTGCAAAATCCTTAACttgttgccaatttttttttattggcaccactgtgaggtacatataatatattgcataacttttatgaAACTTTTCTGGGGAGGAGGTGGAAAAATccctctttttttaaattttttttttaaagaaactatTGAATCTGCCTCACTGCATTCTAAGATCGATGTGCAAGAATATCGATATCTAATTTGTGTGCAAGTATAGCACCaagcagcagccccccctcagtataagttctctttcacacaggcgtatatcgaGCCCCGTTTACACAGCgtgccaatatacgctacccatctgaggcattggcttCCAATGCCTCAGTTTTTAGATGAGCAATTTTCTGCTGCATAAAAACGGCCCGCCAAGACATCTCATACAGTGCGCATTCTTctcctatgagagcctatgacagctgtcagaaaagtgtgactgctaaactcccaccccttccctcctccgcctCTTGCCAACCTTgccaactgtttgcaatgggaaggggcgggacaaggcgggagctagttgctaagctcccagcCCTCACATtgtaaacagccagcaaggggcagggcatagcacactagctcctgtttTGTCCCGCACCCTCCCCTTGCCAAGAGGGGGTGAAAATCGCCTAGGTCTGTGTGAAAGAGAAGGTGTTTGAGTTCTTAatcagtaccttgcacctgtgcaatgctcctctgtaTAGCAGCTTggttgtctgcatgttgagggatttGGTGCTTCCCcctccctcttgtatcagtacattAACAAGTATATGgcctttctgtttgttttttttcctctgtattttccctttttcagtgattttttttttatagatcttTCTGGGACCAGGCATGTTAAAGTGACCACTGGGCAAAAATTTTCTGCTAAATTGTCCTGCAGTTATGTGAACTTACTGTGGACTGATACAGAAGAATCCAACAATTCCCTGGTGTAGAATGGTTGTTGGAGTCACCGTCTCACTGATTCCATGTATTAGGGAATGCCTGTTTGAGCAGTTTCCCAGTATTGTGTAGCCTTGCGCCTGGTGAGCCTGAAGCGTACCAGTCTTTCAGCCCAGGTATAGTTGATTGGGCAGCGAGTGAAATGCTGATGCGTCTTCCTTTGTTCCGAAGATGAAGTAGTGCTGGGAGTTTAGTAGCTGTACTTTAGGGTGACACCCCCATTGTACGAGGATCTGGTAAATTATACCCTTACATCGCATGCTTCTGCAAACGGCTCATTTACTTGTAACGTTTTGATTTGTAATTTTAAGGTTGGTTATTTGCAGAAGACCAGCTTAATTGTTTTCTCACACTCTGCAATTAAATTCTTATTGTTAATTAGCTGTCTGACTAATGAAAAAACTACTAGTTTTTGCTCTTATCTGGCTGACTTCTCCTTTCTTCCAGTTTGTATTATATAACCATTTGATGAAGTAAGAACCTTACATTTTTTGGGATCAGTGTTCTGTTCCCCTGAAGGGCAGTAATCTTCCTGTGTGGCACTAATGTGATCCTTGCACATGACCGTTTGAGTTTATATCAAAGTGACTTTGTTAGCAAGATACTGCAGCACGTAATGCCTCAATGTTgctgcttgctgtcactgaatgGATGACTGTATCGGTGAAGGAAGGTGCTAGGACAGTACAGTGGATGCAGGTTTAGTGTTCTTATGGATTCTAGAAGGTGCTGATTACGTTCATCATGACCTCCATTTGAAGGAACCTAGCATTAGTTTACGGTGTGTGTATAATTCAGTTATGATGCTTGTAGTTTAGGTGACGTGGCGTCTGGGGAGTCTCTTTTCATACTCGCCCTGTCCCCCGTTCCTGCAGTGTATCCCCCCAACAAAGTACATGCGCAGCAAGCTTGACCCTTTTTAGAAGGCGATGCGCGAacattcccattcatctctattgaCTCGGACTCCATGCCATGTAAAGTATAACCACCATAATTAAGTTTATGGTACTtacagttgatgacaggttccctttaagtaacaGTCCATAGACTACACACATATACGCAGTATATCTGGTGCATGTGCAAGTTTAATGGGTGATTTCAGTCCGTattacaaaatagaacatgctttttttttttttttcttctaaatacaTAAAGTACACTCCTCTGCATAACCCAACGCGAAC
Coding sequences within it:
- the HSPBP1 gene encoding hsp70-binding protein 1 — encoded protein: MADEKDRPHERSLQGLLHMAIEAGSGSGSTHQAGQMSEERRQWLQEAMNSAFSGQVDEVQQMKECLKELSSDTSDKDGVERKEKALELLADLCENLDNASDFCKLGGMDLMLNCYLSCPEAELRWRAANLIGICSQNVPFVQEMALSLGAVNKLLKLVDLDSNEAVRIKALFAISCLVREQEAGLADLVKLDGFSVLMRAMQTDILKLKIKSAFLLQNILISHPEYKSTLCSMGMIQQLVSLLRTEHSSFHEHVLSALCSMTTDFPQGIAECREPELAFEDFLRERCQMIQKQEEYQEELDYCERLLKMCFRDHSEDNGMDR